TGGACTAACTTAAAAGATTCCCATTTAAAGGTATTAAAAGAAACCATAAACATAACTCCAACCAATGCAGCCATTGGAATAATGTTAACCACTGGAGAAGCAAATAAAACAATGCATAACAAAGTAATAGCTGAAATAATACCTGACAACCTATGTCTTCCTCCAGAATTGATGTTAACAATACTTTGACCAATCATAGCACATCCTCCCATACCACTAAAGAATCCACAAACAGTATTAGCTATTCCCTGTGCATAAGTTTCCCTATTTGGCTTTCCACGGGTGTTAGTCATCTCATCAACTACTTCCAAAGTTAATAAACTTTCAATTAGACCAACCAATGCCATAACAATGGAGTAAGGTAAAACAATAGATATTGTTTCAAGATTTACAGGAACCATAGGTATATGAAACTGAGGTAATCCTCCAGCTATTGAAGATAAATCACCAATGGTTTTAGTTGGTACTGCAATTACTAAAGATAAAAGAGTAACAACCATAATAGCTACAAGAGAAGAAGGAACAGCCTTAGTGAACTTCGGAAGAATATAAATGATAATCATAGCTATTACAACAAGAGAAATCATGAAAACCATGTTCATTCCAGATAACAGCTGTCCAGAATCCGTGTAAAACTGATTGAACTGAGATAAAAAGATTACAATAGCCAGTCCATTTAAAAAACCAAAAACAACAGGCTGAGGCACTAACCGAATAAATTTACCTAATTTCAGAGCCCCAATAACTATCTGTATCAGACCCATTAAAATAACAGCTAAAAATAGATATTCTACACCATAACGAACAACCAGTGCAGTAACAACAATTGCAACAGAACCTGCAGCTCCTGAAATCATTCCTGGCCTTCCACCAATTAATGAAGTTATAAAACATAAAAAGAAAGATGTATAAATAGCTGTTAAAGGTGATGTGCCTGCAACAACTGAAAATGCAATAACTTCTGGAATTAAAGCCAAAGCTGAAGTTAATCCTGAAAATAGTTCTGTTTTAATTGTAAAAATATTAATTTTTTGAAAATTAAACATTAATAATTATTTTGTATTTATTGATATTTAAAATAAAGCAAATAAAATATAATCCCTATTTAGTTAATTGAATAGATAACTAAAAGCAGAATTAAGATTACATATGGTAAATAGGATTAATTTTATATATCATAGCAAATTAATATATGTAATGTGATATAATGCCAGTTGGAACAACAATTTTTTCTCATATATTACCAGTAATTTTAGGATTTTTTGGAATTCTTTTGATAATTTCAGGTTTATTAGATGAAAAAAAAGAACTATGGGTAATTGGAATTATACTATTTATTTGTGCATGTATTTTCCCATTTATTATATTAAGTGCAATATTATAAAATAGCTATTTCTCCAGAATGAAGAGAAGTACCTATTAACACTTTTTTTATACCTTCTTTTTCAAGTTCTGCAATAGAATCTTTATTTAATCCACCAGCTATTATTAATTTATCTTTAAACTCTTTGAATTCATTAAGAAGTTCATAGTTAACTCCTTTATTGGTACCTACACCTGTGATATCCAATAGGATTATCTCATTTGGATCTAATTCTTTTAAGATAGGTTTAATCTCATTTAATGTAAGATTTAAATTTTTTGTATATAACTCATTATCTTTAATATCAATACTAATAACGATTCTTTCTTTTGGATATTTATTAAAAATCTTTTTAAGCTCATCTATACTTTCTAAAGTCTCTGTAGCAACGATTATTTTATAAGCATAATCCAAAAAAAAAGTGTATGAATCAAAATCTTTAACTCCACCATCAAAAATTACTGGCAAAATTGAATTAACCATTTTTATTTCATTGATATTATGTCCTTTGGATTCAATTAGATCTAAATCAGCTATATAAATTTCAGAAGCCCCATTAAGTTTTAAATTTTCAGCTATTTCAACAGGATTGGCTGAGTTTGCATAACAGGTATTTAATGGTGTGTATGTTTCTCTCTGACCTGATTTTCCACTTACAGCTATTCCACCTTTTAAATCTAAAACAGGTATTTTAAGCATCATTATATTCACCTATTTTTATAATTAGAATAATAAGTTTAATAAAAGTTATTAGTTTTATTTAGATATTTAAAAAAAGAATAGTGGGAAAATTAGTTAAATAGACCACTATCCCTCATTGTTTTATTCATTTTTGCAACAGCACGATCTACAAAACCTGTTGACTTAATAAGTAATGCAATAATTATAAAAATAGCTGCAAATACTAATAGACTTACTAAAGAAGCAGATAATATAGGCCAGTTTAAATTAAATACTCCTTCTCTTAACAATTGAATTCCATATGTTATTGGTAAATATGGATTGATTGTCTGGAATAAACTGGTGTATGCAGTTGTTATTTCTATTGGATAAACTCCCCCTGTTGCTCCAACCTGCAACACTAATCCAATAACTGCAATTAGCTTTCCAACATTTCCAAGTGCTGAAATCAGTGAATAGACAATAATCATATAAGCTAAACTTGAAACAACAAGACCAAGAAGTAACATAAAACTGTTTGTAACCTGAACACCCATATTTAAAGTTAATATAAATAAAATTAAAGCCTGTAAAATAGCTATTAATACAAATATAAATAATTTTCCGAAATATGCTTCATATGATTTGTATCTTTTCTCTGAAATTGGTTTTGATGGGTTTATATTCATTATTACACAGGATACCAATGCACCTACCCATAATGATATAGAAGTATAGAATGCATAAAATAAATCCCCTAAATGGCTGGAATCATTTTCACTTTCAACTATTAACTCAATTGGTTCTACAGATAAATTTAGAAGTTCCCCACTAACAGGCCCATTTACTTTAGACAATGTCTGATTATTGAAGCTTTTTGCAAAATCATTATTAATTTCATTGATTATTGCAAGTGAAGATGCATTTGTTATTGAATACATCATTGAACTTTCCTTATGAGAATCATAAAATACTAATGATGCCTTTTCACTGCTTAATCCATTTGAAATAGCTAGTATATCTTCAGTGAAATTTGATGGTATTATAAGAGTTGCCATATATTTTCCATCATCTACACCTTTTTTAGCATCATCTTCATCAAGAATAACCCAATTGTACTTATCACTTGAAGTTAAATTGTCCTCTATTGTTTTACCAAAATTATAGGTCTGACCATTAATTGTAACAGCCTCATCATTATTTACAATTGCAAAATCAAGATTTTCTGTTTCTTCACTAGGATCCCATGAAACTGCAGTATTAGTTAATCCATATATGGATGGAATTAAAAGTAAAACAATGAACACTACAAGGACAATGGGGTTTTTAGCTAGTGCCTTAATATCATCCTTTATAATTTCAAAAATATTTGATAGCATAAAATTCACCTTATTATTTTATAAGATATATATCGCAATAAGAAATATATTATTATATGAAATATGTCCTTAAACTATATAAATTATTTGATAAAAATTATATTTTAGTAATAAGTGAGGGTAAAAAATGACTGATGCTACTAAAGAAGAATTAATAACCTTAATGTTAAAAGAGAATAAAACCATAACTAAACATCTTGAAATAGGTCTAACACGATTAATTATACTTTGGAAGATAAGTAAAGGAGATATATACGGATATAACCTTATGAAAACCATTGATGAATTTTACAAAGATCAGATTGAATTAGGGCTTGTTAAAAAAGCAAATCCAAGTAAAATATATCCAATTCTTAAAAAAATGGAAGAAAATGAACTTATTATAGGTGAATGGGAAATTAAAAACAACAAAAATGTGAAAGTATATAAAATAACAGAAAAAGGAAACCTCTTAGTTGACGCATTAAAAGACAAAATAGCTGCCACAAGTCTAAATCCAAAATGGCAGGAATTTATTAAAGATATGAGCTCAAAAGTAGAAAAATAAAAAAAACAGTAAATAATTAAGCTAAACTGCTAGCTTAATTAAACAATAAGAAAAATGATCAATGAGGAAAAAATCATTTACCCTTACTTATACTAAGAACAACATAGTATTTAAATCTTTAGTTTTAATTTAATTTTATTAAAGTATAATTGAATTATACAATCAATAAAAATAAAGAACTTTTTTTAAAAATATAGCTAAAAAATTAAATTAAAATAAATAAAATTCTATTTTTTAATGTAAATTACTAAAAAAAAATTATTTTAATCAATAAATTTAGCAAAATAAAGTCAAATATACTTTATTAATTGATAAGACAGAATAGAGTTTGAAGTAAATGGAGGAAAGGTTTAAAGATAAAATTCTATCGTAGGGTTTATTAATATTTTGGCTAAGCTATCTCAATGTGTTTCATTTTCAATTTACTTCAAACATATTTATTAATTAAACTCACAACTATAAATACTTTTTTATTAAAAAGTATTACTAATATAATAAAGAATATAAAAAAAGTATTAATAAGAAAGAAAAAAATAAAAAAACTACTCTTTGTAGTTATTTTCAATGAAATTATCTAATTTTAAATAAGCTTCATCAATAGCATTTTCTAAAGAATCATTGGAAACTTCAGTAAGTTCATCAAAAAGAAGTTCAACATTACAGGAAACATCTAACTGATCATCGAGATAATCGGCAACAATACCTAAATCAATGTCTTCTAATTCTTTAGTTGAAACAATTTTAGAAATTTCTTCTTCTAAAAAATCTCCAAAAGTGTCAGAAATAGTAATTAAATCTTCATCATTAAGTTTTTTAAGTTTAGACATAATATCTTAAAAAAAAAGAAAGGAAGTGATGAATTTATTCATCAGCTGGAGCTACACCTTTCATTGCAGCTTGAATGGAATTTTGCATTTCTTCAAGTTTTTTCATAACTCTTTCTTCTTGACGTTCCATAGTTTGTGCTCTTAATTTAAGAGTTTCTAATTTGTCTTCCATATCAGCAACAGCTTCTTCGTAGTTAACTTTAATTAATAAAGTTCCAGCTTGTTTAAATACTTCAGTAGAAGCATCAGTTTTGTTAAGTTCTTCAAGAGCTTTTTCAGTTTCTTGTTTTTGAACTTCAACATTTTGTTTTTGCATGGTTACTGCTTGAGCTTGTTGTTGTAATTGTTGGAATTGGTTTAATTGATGTTGAATATTTTCTGGGATTTCCATTTTTTCACCTTTTAATTTTTATTAAGAATTTTTATAAATATGATATTTAAACTTAATTAGTTAAATTATTAATCTCTAAAGAGAGTTTAATCCATTTAATAGCTGAATTTATAGAGGCTCTAAATGAAGTTGAATCTTCTGCATCAATATTAATAATAATGCTTTTCCCCTCAACAGTTATAGTCATGGAAGATCTATAATCAGGAGCAGTTTCAAATTCTAATAAAATAGAATCATATATCAGTTGAGCCTGTTTTTCACTATCAAACTCAATGTTAATATTAGATGAAACATTCTTAAGAGGTGTTGATTCAATCATAATTTACTCTTTTAAAACTTTACGAACATTAATTTGGAATGGAATTTCTTCTTCAAATTTGTTAATAAAGTTAATTTTAGCTACCAAATCATCATCAGTCTTATTTATTTTAATATAATTTGCACTATCTTCTTCAACTAAAGGGAATGTGAAGATTTCAGCTAATGAATTTAACTTTTCAACTTCACTAACAACAGTTAAATTCTTAGGAGAAATATGAAGTCTCTCATTTGTAAGAGTA
This window of the Methanobrevibacter woesei genome carries:
- a CDS encoding SulP family inorganic anion transporter, which translates into the protein MFNFQKINIFTIKTELFSGLTSALALIPEVIAFSVVAGTSPLTAIYTSFFLCFITSLIGGRPGMISGAAGSVAIVVTALVVRYGVEYLFLAVILMGLIQIVIGALKLGKFIRLVPQPVVFGFLNGLAIVIFLSQFNQFYTDSGQLLSGMNMVFMISLVVIAMIIIYILPKFTKAVPSSLVAIMVVTLLSLVIAVPTKTIGDLSSIAGGLPQFHIPMVPVNLETISIVLPYSIVMALVGLIESLLTLEVVDEMTNTRGKPNRETYAQGIANTVCGFFSGMGGCAMIGQSIVNINSGGRHRLSGIISAITLLCIVLFASPVVNIIPMAALVGVMFMVSFNTFKWESFKLVHNVPNIDVVVMVVVTLVTVIFDNLALAVILGVVISALSFAWENSKRITAIVSYDKKHDVKYYEIQGPLFFGSTSSFKELFDYDGDPDSVVINFSQSRVMDHSAIDIINEVTAKYAKRGKKVLLSYLSRDSADLLDNAEGLIEVNYLDDPYYRIPHDELD
- a CDS encoding PadR family transcriptional regulator: MTDATKEELITLMLKENKTITKHLEIGLTRLIILWKISKGDIYGYNLMKTIDEFYKDQIELGLVKKANPSKIYPILKKMEENELIIGEWEIKNNKNVKVYKITEKGNLLVDALKDKIAATSLNPKWQEFIKDMSSKVEK
- a CDS encoding HisA/HisF family protein codes for the protein MMLKIPVLDLKGGIAVSGKSGQRETYTPLNTCYANSANPVEIAENLKLNGASEIYIADLDLIESKGHNINEIKMVNSILPVIFDGGVKDFDSYTFFLDYAYKIIVATETLESIDELKKIFNKYPKERIVISIDIKDNELYTKNLNLTLNEIKPILKELDPNEIILLDITGVGTNKGVNYELLNEFKEFKDKLIIAGGLNKDSIAELEKEGIKKVLIGTSLHSGEIAIL
- a CDS encoding YhgE/Pip domain-containing protein; the protein is MLSNIFEIIKDDIKALAKNPIVLVVFIVLLLIPSIYGLTNTAVSWDPSEETENLDFAIVNNDEAVTINGQTYNFGKTIEDNLTSSDKYNWVILDEDDAKKGVDDGKYMATLIIPSNFTEDILAISNGLSSEKASLVFYDSHKESSMMYSITNASSLAIINEINNDFAKSFNNQTLSKVNGPVSGELLNLSVEPIELIVESENDSSHLGDLFYAFYTSISLWVGALVSCVIMNINPSKPISEKRYKSYEAYFGKLFIFVLIAILQALILFILTLNMGVQVTNSFMLLLGLVVSSLAYMIIVYSLISALGNVGKLIAVIGLVLQVGATGGVYPIEITTAYTSLFQTINPYLPITYGIQLLREGVFNLNWPILSASLVSLLVFAAIFIIIALLIKSTGFVDRAVAKMNKTMRDSGLFN
- a CDS encoding prefoldin subunit beta: MEIPENIQHQLNQFQQLQQQAQAVTMQKQNVEVQKQETEKALEELNKTDASTEVFKQAGTLLIKVNYEEAVADMEDKLETLKLRAQTMERQEERVMKKLEEMQNSIQAAMKGVAPADE
- a CDS encoding KEOPS complex subunit Pcc1 codes for the protein MIESTPLKNVSSNINIEFDSEKQAQLIYDSILLEFETAPDYRSSMTITVEGKSIIINIDAEDSTSFRASINSAIKWIKLSLEINNLTN
- a CDS encoding DUF3194 domain-containing protein, whose product is MSKLKKLNDEDLITISDTFGDFLEEEISKIVSTKELEDIDLGIVADYLDDQLDVSCNVELLFDELTEVSNDSLENAIDEAYLKLDNFIENNYKE